From the genome of Chelonoidis abingdonii isolate Lonesome George chromosome 25, CheloAbing_2.0, whole genome shotgun sequence, one region includes:
- the CEP85 gene encoding centrosomal protein of 85 kDa isoform X4 — MPSTLGTSPSMLYSTGEPSSLQNAPVSSKPTIPRSSTENGGLTRSVDFTAAKSSQVNLLHLYGTSGENGFEQSWFPISDHLRAEDTRKFDTPAVEPTLNQSVLLDTLYADSAHKFQDPSLISTYRGKESYKVLPETKPATGGSEACEPRNGTWPTGSRQMPLGFQPNNVFSKPMAAQSQVWRQEPCTLHPHQRACELSAWRQQLDNIRLQVEQMQLQNGAACHQPSMYATSLHSTDPAQWVSILNTSENLLKEKEILIDRQRQHISQLEQKVRESELQVHSALLSCTAPYGDICMLRMQELQRENSFLRAQFTEKTESLSKEKIELEKKLAASELDVKLIRETLKETVQKHVEELKKQEERIKGRDKHINSLKKKCQKESEQNRERQQRIETLERYLADLPTLEDHQKQNQQLKESELKSSALRETVTALKRELGDVRAACREQEMQLETHKHKELELLSTVHSLQDRVQQCVKSAGRGSPVQEVEKLKSENDSLQKDCDCLRKIVEKQQKKMEQLSSRIKSLEEQVSQEEGTSQALKEEATRRENALQQLRTAVKELSVQNQDLIEKNLTLQEHLQQVEMNQPLPAGTAHLAHELHSELASCLQDLQSVYSIVTQRAQGKDPNLSLLLGIHTVQSSVKEKDDLLNPDMLAKKLMEVKQLHKEIEDLRTAISDRYAQDMGDNCITQ, encoded by the exons ATGCCTTCTACGTTGGGTACTTCACCCTCCATGCTCTACTCAACAGGTGAGCCAAGCTCTTTGCAGAATGCACCAGTTTCATCCAAACCAACCATCCCAAGATCATCCACTGAAAATGGAGGGCTGACAAGAAGTGTAGATTTTACTGCTGCGAAATCCTCTCAAGTGAATCTCTTGCATCTCTACGGGACTTCTGGGGAAAATGGTTTTGAGCAGTCCTGGTTTCCTATTTCTGATCATCTGAGAGCGGAAGACACTCGAAAGTTTGACACGCCTGCCGTTGAGCCGACCCTTAATCAATCTGTTTTGCTGGATACGCTGTACGCTGACTCGGCCCACAAATTCCAGGATCCAAGCTTGATTTCCACTTACAGAGGAAAGGAGTCTTACAAAGTGTTGCCGGAGACTAAACCAGCAACAGGGGGCAGTGAAGCCTGTGAGCCACGAAACGGTACATGGCCCACTGGGAGCAGACAGATGCCATTAGGATTTCAGCCCAATAACGTCTTTTCGAAACCTATGGCAGCTCAGTCTCAGGTGTGGAGGCAGGAGCCTTGCACTTTGCATCCACATCAGAGGGCCTGTGAACTCAGTGCTTGGAGGCAGCAGCTGGACAACATACGGTTGCAAGTAGAACAGATGCAG ttACAAAATGGAGCTGCTTGCCACCAACCTTCAATGTATGCAACCTCACTGCACTCCACCGATCCAGCCCAATGGGTCAGTATCCTGAACACCAGTGAGAATTTACTTAAGGAAAAAGAGATCCTCATTGACAG gcagaggcagcacatctCGCAGTTGGAGCAGAAAGTGCGGGAGAGTGAGCTGCAGGTTCACAGTGCTCTTCTTAGCTGTACTGCCCCCTATGGAGATATTTGCATGTTGAGAATGCAG GAGCTGCAGCGGGAGAACTCGTTCTTGCGAGCACAGTTTACTGAGAAGACTGAATCCCTCAGTAAGGAAAAGATTGAACTGGAGAAGAAGCTGGCTGCTTCAGAGCTGGATGTGAAGCTGATCCGGGAGACACTGAAGGAGACCGTGCAGAAGCATGTGGAGGAACTGAAGAAACAAGAAGAGAGG ATAAAGGGAAGAGACAAACATATTAACAGTCTGAAAAAGAAATGCCAAAAGGAGTCTGAGCAAAACCGGGAGAGACAGCAGAGAATTGAGACCCTGGAGCGCTACCTGGCTGATCTGCCAACACTAGAGGATCATCAGAAACAGAATCAGCAG TTAAAGGAATCGGAACTGAAGAGTTCTGCTCTGCGGGAAACTGTGACAGCGCTGAAAAGAGAGCTTGGAGATGTccgggctgcctgcagagagcaggAGATGCAGCtagaaacacacaaacacaaagaaCTGGAGTTGCTTTCCACTGTGCACAG CTTGCAGGATAGGGTGCAGCAGTGTGTGAAGAGTGCAGGCAGAGGGTCACCTGTCCAGGAGGTGGAGAAACTGAAATCAGAAAATGATTCTCTGCAGAAGGACTGTGATTGTCTCAGGAAG ATTGTGGAAAAACAGCAGAAGAAGATGGAGCAGTTGTCTTCACGAATAAAG AGCCTGGAAGAACAGGTGTCTCAGGAAGAGGGGACAAGTCAGGCTCTGAAGGAGGAGGCGACGCGAAGAGAAAACGCACTGCAGCAGCTACGCACGGCTGTGAAAGAG CTTTCAGTGCAGAACCAGGATCTGATTGAGAAGAATTTGACCCTACAGGAGCACCTCCAGCAGGTAGAGATGAACCAACCGCTTCCTGCTGGGACAGCACATCTCGCCCACGAGTTACATAGTGAACTGGCCAGCTGCCTACAGGATTTGCAGTCTGTCTACAGCATTGTGACTCAAAGAGCACAGGGCAAAGATCCCAACCTTTCCCTGCTCCTGGGCATTCACA CAGTGCAATCTTCAGTTAAGGAGAAGGATGACTTGCTGAACCCAGACATGCTTGCAAAGAAACTGATGGAGGTGAAACAGCTTCACAAAGAGATCGAGGACTTACGGACTGCAATATCTGACAGATATGCACAGGATATGGGGGACAACTGCATCACGCAGTGA
- the CEP85 gene encoding centrosomal protein of 85 kDa isoform X1 yields MNWLSAELTGIAVMATLEKCPDLRFQQTSPTDSTTGQKSCSLETNWKTPTLSVKFQSRFGHCSSMADSGDTAIGTSCSDSTEEFCNSSSSSSFQPIKTQVTIPTAHVMPSTLGTSPSMLYSTGEPSSLQNAPVSSKPTIPRSSTENGGLTRSVDFTAAKSSQVNLLHLYGTSGENGFEQSWFPISDHLRAEDTRKFDTPAVEPTLNQSVLLDTLYADSAHKFQDPSLISTYRGKESYKVLPETKPATGGSEACEPRNGTWPTGSRQMPLGFQPNNVFSKPMAAQSQVWRQEPCTLHPHQRACELSAWRQQLDNIRLQVEQMQLQNGAACHQPSMYATSLHSTDPAQWVSILNTSENLLKEKEILIDRQRQHISQLEQKVRESELQVHSALLSCTAPYGDICMLRMQELQRENSFLRAQFTEKTESLSKEKIELEKKLAASELDVKLIRETLKETVQKHVEELKKQEERIKGRDKHINSLKKKCQKESEQNRERQQRIETLERYLADLPTLEDHQKQNQQLKESELKSSALRETVTALKRELGDVRAACREQEMQLETHKHKELELLSTVHSLQDRVQQCVKSAGRGSPVQEVEKLKSENDSLQKDCDCLRKIVEKQQKKMEQLSSRIKSLEEQVSQEEGTSQALKEEATRRENALQQLRTAVKELSVQNQDLIEKNLTLQEHLQQVEMNQPLPAGTAHLAHELHSELASCLQDLQSVYSIVTQRAQGKDPNLSLLLGIHTVQSSVKEKDDLLNPDMLAKKLMEVKQLHKEIEDLRTAISDRYAQDMGDNCITQ; encoded by the exons ATGAACTGGCTAAGTGCTGAg TTGACTGGAATAGCTGTGATGGCCACCCTTGAGAAATGCCCAGACCTGAGGTTCCAGCAGACCAGTCCAACAG ACTCTACTACAGGTCAAAAGAGCTGTTCTTTGGAAACCAACTGGAAAACCCCAACTCTGTCTGTGAAGTTCCAGAGTCGCTTTGGTCACTGTTCAAGTATGGCTGACAGTGGGGATACGGCAATCGGGACCTCTTGCTCAGACAGCACAGAGG AATTTTGCAATTCCAGTAGCAGTTCCTCGTTTCAGCCCATCAAAACCCAAGTGACCATCCCTACAGCCCATGTCATGCCTTCTACGTTGGGTACTTCACCCTCCATGCTCTACTCAACAGGTGAGCCAAGCTCTTTGCAGAATGCACCAGTTTCATCCAAACCAACCATCCCAAGATCATCCACTGAAAATGGAGGGCTGACAAGAAGTGTAGATTTTACTGCTGCGAAATCCTCTCAAGTGAATCTCTTGCATCTCTACGGGACTTCTGGGGAAAATGGTTTTGAGCAGTCCTGGTTTCCTATTTCTGATCATCTGAGAGCGGAAGACACTCGAAAGTTTGACACGCCTGCCGTTGAGCCGACCCTTAATCAATCTGTTTTGCTGGATACGCTGTACGCTGACTCGGCCCACAAATTCCAGGATCCAAGCTTGATTTCCACTTACAGAGGAAAGGAGTCTTACAAAGTGTTGCCGGAGACTAAACCAGCAACAGGGGGCAGTGAAGCCTGTGAGCCACGAAACGGTACATGGCCCACTGGGAGCAGACAGATGCCATTAGGATTTCAGCCCAATAACGTCTTTTCGAAACCTATGGCAGCTCAGTCTCAGGTGTGGAGGCAGGAGCCTTGCACTTTGCATCCACATCAGAGGGCCTGTGAACTCAGTGCTTGGAGGCAGCAGCTGGACAACATACGGTTGCAAGTAGAACAGATGCAG ttACAAAATGGAGCTGCTTGCCACCAACCTTCAATGTATGCAACCTCACTGCACTCCACCGATCCAGCCCAATGGGTCAGTATCCTGAACACCAGTGAGAATTTACTTAAGGAAAAAGAGATCCTCATTGACAG gcagaggcagcacatctCGCAGTTGGAGCAGAAAGTGCGGGAGAGTGAGCTGCAGGTTCACAGTGCTCTTCTTAGCTGTACTGCCCCCTATGGAGATATTTGCATGTTGAGAATGCAG GAGCTGCAGCGGGAGAACTCGTTCTTGCGAGCACAGTTTACTGAGAAGACTGAATCCCTCAGTAAGGAAAAGATTGAACTGGAGAAGAAGCTGGCTGCTTCAGAGCTGGATGTGAAGCTGATCCGGGAGACACTGAAGGAGACCGTGCAGAAGCATGTGGAGGAACTGAAGAAACAAGAAGAGAGG ATAAAGGGAAGAGACAAACATATTAACAGTCTGAAAAAGAAATGCCAAAAGGAGTCTGAGCAAAACCGGGAGAGACAGCAGAGAATTGAGACCCTGGAGCGCTACCTGGCTGATCTGCCAACACTAGAGGATCATCAGAAACAGAATCAGCAG TTAAAGGAATCGGAACTGAAGAGTTCTGCTCTGCGGGAAACTGTGACAGCGCTGAAAAGAGAGCTTGGAGATGTccgggctgcctgcagagagcaggAGATGCAGCtagaaacacacaaacacaaagaaCTGGAGTTGCTTTCCACTGTGCACAG CTTGCAGGATAGGGTGCAGCAGTGTGTGAAGAGTGCAGGCAGAGGGTCACCTGTCCAGGAGGTGGAGAAACTGAAATCAGAAAATGATTCTCTGCAGAAGGACTGTGATTGTCTCAGGAAG ATTGTGGAAAAACAGCAGAAGAAGATGGAGCAGTTGTCTTCACGAATAAAG AGCCTGGAAGAACAGGTGTCTCAGGAAGAGGGGACAAGTCAGGCTCTGAAGGAGGAGGCGACGCGAAGAGAAAACGCACTGCAGCAGCTACGCACGGCTGTGAAAGAG CTTTCAGTGCAGAACCAGGATCTGATTGAGAAGAATTTGACCCTACAGGAGCACCTCCAGCAGGTAGAGATGAACCAACCGCTTCCTGCTGGGACAGCACATCTCGCCCACGAGTTACATAGTGAACTGGCCAGCTGCCTACAGGATTTGCAGTCTGTCTACAGCATTGTGACTCAAAGAGCACAGGGCAAAGATCCCAACCTTTCCCTGCTCCTGGGCATTCACA CAGTGCAATCTTCAGTTAAGGAGAAGGATGACTTGCTGAACCCAGACATGCTTGCAAAGAAACTGATGGAGGTGAAACAGCTTCACAAAGAGATCGAGGACTTACGGACTGCAATATCTGACAGATATGCACAGGATATGGGGGACAACTGCATCACGCAGTGA
- the CEP85 gene encoding centrosomal protein of 85 kDa isoform X3 gives MATLEKCPDLRFQQTSPTDSTTGQKSCSLETNWKTPTLSVKFQSRFGHCSSMADSGDTAIGTSCSDSTEEFCNSSSSSSFQPIKTQVTIPTAHVMPSTLGTSPSMLYSTGEPSSLQNAPVSSKPTIPRSSTENGGLTRSVDFTAAKSSQVNLLHLYGTSGENGFEQSWFPISDHLRAEDTRKFDTPAVEPTLNQSVLLDTLYADSAHKFQDPSLISTYRGKESYKVLPETKPATGGSEACEPRNGTWPTGSRQMPLGFQPNNVFSKPMAAQSQVWRQEPCTLHPHQRACELSAWRQQLDNIRLQVEQMQLQNGAACHQPSMYATSLHSTDPAQWVSILNTSENLLKEKEILIDRQRQHISQLEQKVRESELQVHSALLSCTAPYGDICMLRMQELQRENSFLRAQFTEKTESLSKEKIELEKKLAASELDVKLIRETLKETVQKHVEELKKQEERIKGRDKHINSLKKKCQKESEQNRERQQRIETLERYLADLPTLEDHQKQNQQLKESELKSSALRETVTALKRELGDVRAACREQEMQLETHKHKELELLSTVHSLQDRVQQCVKSAGRGSPVQEVEKLKSENDSLQKDCDCLRKIVEKQQKKMEQLSSRIKSLEEQVSQEEGTSQALKEEATRRENALQQLRTAVKELSVQNQDLIEKNLTLQEHLQQVEMNQPLPAGTAHLAHELHSELASCLQDLQSVYSIVTQRAQGKDPNLSLLLGIHTVQSSVKEKDDLLNPDMLAKKLMEVKQLHKEIEDLRTAISDRYAQDMGDNCITQ, from the exons ATGGCCACCCTTGAGAAATGCCCAGACCTGAGGTTCCAGCAGACCAGTCCAACAG ACTCTACTACAGGTCAAAAGAGCTGTTCTTTGGAAACCAACTGGAAAACCCCAACTCTGTCTGTGAAGTTCCAGAGTCGCTTTGGTCACTGTTCAAGTATGGCTGACAGTGGGGATACGGCAATCGGGACCTCTTGCTCAGACAGCACAGAGG AATTTTGCAATTCCAGTAGCAGTTCCTCGTTTCAGCCCATCAAAACCCAAGTGACCATCCCTACAGCCCATGTCATGCCTTCTACGTTGGGTACTTCACCCTCCATGCTCTACTCAACAGGTGAGCCAAGCTCTTTGCAGAATGCACCAGTTTCATCCAAACCAACCATCCCAAGATCATCCACTGAAAATGGAGGGCTGACAAGAAGTGTAGATTTTACTGCTGCGAAATCCTCTCAAGTGAATCTCTTGCATCTCTACGGGACTTCTGGGGAAAATGGTTTTGAGCAGTCCTGGTTTCCTATTTCTGATCATCTGAGAGCGGAAGACACTCGAAAGTTTGACACGCCTGCCGTTGAGCCGACCCTTAATCAATCTGTTTTGCTGGATACGCTGTACGCTGACTCGGCCCACAAATTCCAGGATCCAAGCTTGATTTCCACTTACAGAGGAAAGGAGTCTTACAAAGTGTTGCCGGAGACTAAACCAGCAACAGGGGGCAGTGAAGCCTGTGAGCCACGAAACGGTACATGGCCCACTGGGAGCAGACAGATGCCATTAGGATTTCAGCCCAATAACGTCTTTTCGAAACCTATGGCAGCTCAGTCTCAGGTGTGGAGGCAGGAGCCTTGCACTTTGCATCCACATCAGAGGGCCTGTGAACTCAGTGCTTGGAGGCAGCAGCTGGACAACATACGGTTGCAAGTAGAACAGATGCAG ttACAAAATGGAGCTGCTTGCCACCAACCTTCAATGTATGCAACCTCACTGCACTCCACCGATCCAGCCCAATGGGTCAGTATCCTGAACACCAGTGAGAATTTACTTAAGGAAAAAGAGATCCTCATTGACAG gcagaggcagcacatctCGCAGTTGGAGCAGAAAGTGCGGGAGAGTGAGCTGCAGGTTCACAGTGCTCTTCTTAGCTGTACTGCCCCCTATGGAGATATTTGCATGTTGAGAATGCAG GAGCTGCAGCGGGAGAACTCGTTCTTGCGAGCACAGTTTACTGAGAAGACTGAATCCCTCAGTAAGGAAAAGATTGAACTGGAGAAGAAGCTGGCTGCTTCAGAGCTGGATGTGAAGCTGATCCGGGAGACACTGAAGGAGACCGTGCAGAAGCATGTGGAGGAACTGAAGAAACAAGAAGAGAGG ATAAAGGGAAGAGACAAACATATTAACAGTCTGAAAAAGAAATGCCAAAAGGAGTCTGAGCAAAACCGGGAGAGACAGCAGAGAATTGAGACCCTGGAGCGCTACCTGGCTGATCTGCCAACACTAGAGGATCATCAGAAACAGAATCAGCAG TTAAAGGAATCGGAACTGAAGAGTTCTGCTCTGCGGGAAACTGTGACAGCGCTGAAAAGAGAGCTTGGAGATGTccgggctgcctgcagagagcaggAGATGCAGCtagaaacacacaaacacaaagaaCTGGAGTTGCTTTCCACTGTGCACAG CTTGCAGGATAGGGTGCAGCAGTGTGTGAAGAGTGCAGGCAGAGGGTCACCTGTCCAGGAGGTGGAGAAACTGAAATCAGAAAATGATTCTCTGCAGAAGGACTGTGATTGTCTCAGGAAG ATTGTGGAAAAACAGCAGAAGAAGATGGAGCAGTTGTCTTCACGAATAAAG AGCCTGGAAGAACAGGTGTCTCAGGAAGAGGGGACAAGTCAGGCTCTGAAGGAGGAGGCGACGCGAAGAGAAAACGCACTGCAGCAGCTACGCACGGCTGTGAAAGAG CTTTCAGTGCAGAACCAGGATCTGATTGAGAAGAATTTGACCCTACAGGAGCACCTCCAGCAGGTAGAGATGAACCAACCGCTTCCTGCTGGGACAGCACATCTCGCCCACGAGTTACATAGTGAACTGGCCAGCTGCCTACAGGATTTGCAGTCTGTCTACAGCATTGTGACTCAAAGAGCACAGGGCAAAGATCCCAACCTTTCCCTGCTCCTGGGCATTCACA CAGTGCAATCTTCAGTTAAGGAGAAGGATGACTTGCTGAACCCAGACATGCTTGCAAAGAAACTGATGGAGGTGAAACAGCTTCACAAAGAGATCGAGGACTTACGGACTGCAATATCTGACAGATATGCACAGGATATGGGGGACAACTGCATCACGCAGTGA
- the CEP85 gene encoding centrosomal protein of 85 kDa isoform X2 — protein MNWLSAELTGIAVMATLEKCPDLRFQQTSPTDSTTGQKSCSLETNWKTPTLSVKFQSRFGHCSSMADSGDTAIGTSCSDSTEEFCNSSSSSSFQPIKTQVTIPTAHVMPSTLGTSPSMLYSTGEPSSLQNAPVSSKPTIPRSSTENGGLTRSVDFTAAKSSQVNLLHLYGTSGENGFEQSWFPISDHLRAEDTRKFDTPAVEPTLNQSVLLDTLYADSAHKFQDPSLISTYRGKESYKVLPETKPATGGSEACEPRNGTWPTGSRQMPLGFQPNNVFSKPMAAQSQVWRQEPCTLHPHQRACELSAWRQQLDNIRLQLQNGAACHQPSMYATSLHSTDPAQWVSILNTSENLLKEKEILIDRQRQHISQLEQKVRESELQVHSALLSCTAPYGDICMLRMQELQRENSFLRAQFTEKTESLSKEKIELEKKLAASELDVKLIRETLKETVQKHVEELKKQEERIKGRDKHINSLKKKCQKESEQNRERQQRIETLERYLADLPTLEDHQKQNQQLKESELKSSALRETVTALKRELGDVRAACREQEMQLETHKHKELELLSTVHSLQDRVQQCVKSAGRGSPVQEVEKLKSENDSLQKDCDCLRKIVEKQQKKMEQLSSRIKSLEEQVSQEEGTSQALKEEATRRENALQQLRTAVKELSVQNQDLIEKNLTLQEHLQQVEMNQPLPAGTAHLAHELHSELASCLQDLQSVYSIVTQRAQGKDPNLSLLLGIHTVQSSVKEKDDLLNPDMLAKKLMEVKQLHKEIEDLRTAISDRYAQDMGDNCITQ, from the exons ATGAACTGGCTAAGTGCTGAg TTGACTGGAATAGCTGTGATGGCCACCCTTGAGAAATGCCCAGACCTGAGGTTCCAGCAGACCAGTCCAACAG ACTCTACTACAGGTCAAAAGAGCTGTTCTTTGGAAACCAACTGGAAAACCCCAACTCTGTCTGTGAAGTTCCAGAGTCGCTTTGGTCACTGTTCAAGTATGGCTGACAGTGGGGATACGGCAATCGGGACCTCTTGCTCAGACAGCACAGAGG AATTTTGCAATTCCAGTAGCAGTTCCTCGTTTCAGCCCATCAAAACCCAAGTGACCATCCCTACAGCCCATGTCATGCCTTCTACGTTGGGTACTTCACCCTCCATGCTCTACTCAACAGGTGAGCCAAGCTCTTTGCAGAATGCACCAGTTTCATCCAAACCAACCATCCCAAGATCATCCACTGAAAATGGAGGGCTGACAAGAAGTGTAGATTTTACTGCTGCGAAATCCTCTCAAGTGAATCTCTTGCATCTCTACGGGACTTCTGGGGAAAATGGTTTTGAGCAGTCCTGGTTTCCTATTTCTGATCATCTGAGAGCGGAAGACACTCGAAAGTTTGACACGCCTGCCGTTGAGCCGACCCTTAATCAATCTGTTTTGCTGGATACGCTGTACGCTGACTCGGCCCACAAATTCCAGGATCCAAGCTTGATTTCCACTTACAGAGGAAAGGAGTCTTACAAAGTGTTGCCGGAGACTAAACCAGCAACAGGGGGCAGTGAAGCCTGTGAGCCACGAAACGGTACATGGCCCACTGGGAGCAGACAGATGCCATTAGGATTTCAGCCCAATAACGTCTTTTCGAAACCTATGGCAGCTCAGTCTCAGGTGTGGAGGCAGGAGCCTTGCACTTTGCATCCACATCAGAGGGCCTGTGAACTCAGTGCTTGGAGGCAGCAGCTGGACAACATACGGTTGCAA ttACAAAATGGAGCTGCTTGCCACCAACCTTCAATGTATGCAACCTCACTGCACTCCACCGATCCAGCCCAATGGGTCAGTATCCTGAACACCAGTGAGAATTTACTTAAGGAAAAAGAGATCCTCATTGACAG gcagaggcagcacatctCGCAGTTGGAGCAGAAAGTGCGGGAGAGTGAGCTGCAGGTTCACAGTGCTCTTCTTAGCTGTACTGCCCCCTATGGAGATATTTGCATGTTGAGAATGCAG GAGCTGCAGCGGGAGAACTCGTTCTTGCGAGCACAGTTTACTGAGAAGACTGAATCCCTCAGTAAGGAAAAGATTGAACTGGAGAAGAAGCTGGCTGCTTCAGAGCTGGATGTGAAGCTGATCCGGGAGACACTGAAGGAGACCGTGCAGAAGCATGTGGAGGAACTGAAGAAACAAGAAGAGAGG ATAAAGGGAAGAGACAAACATATTAACAGTCTGAAAAAGAAATGCCAAAAGGAGTCTGAGCAAAACCGGGAGAGACAGCAGAGAATTGAGACCCTGGAGCGCTACCTGGCTGATCTGCCAACACTAGAGGATCATCAGAAACAGAATCAGCAG TTAAAGGAATCGGAACTGAAGAGTTCTGCTCTGCGGGAAACTGTGACAGCGCTGAAAAGAGAGCTTGGAGATGTccgggctgcctgcagagagcaggAGATGCAGCtagaaacacacaaacacaaagaaCTGGAGTTGCTTTCCACTGTGCACAG CTTGCAGGATAGGGTGCAGCAGTGTGTGAAGAGTGCAGGCAGAGGGTCACCTGTCCAGGAGGTGGAGAAACTGAAATCAGAAAATGATTCTCTGCAGAAGGACTGTGATTGTCTCAGGAAG ATTGTGGAAAAACAGCAGAAGAAGATGGAGCAGTTGTCTTCACGAATAAAG AGCCTGGAAGAACAGGTGTCTCAGGAAGAGGGGACAAGTCAGGCTCTGAAGGAGGAGGCGACGCGAAGAGAAAACGCACTGCAGCAGCTACGCACGGCTGTGAAAGAG CTTTCAGTGCAGAACCAGGATCTGATTGAGAAGAATTTGACCCTACAGGAGCACCTCCAGCAGGTAGAGATGAACCAACCGCTTCCTGCTGGGACAGCACATCTCGCCCACGAGTTACATAGTGAACTGGCCAGCTGCCTACAGGATTTGCAGTCTGTCTACAGCATTGTGACTCAAAGAGCACAGGGCAAAGATCCCAACCTTTCCCTGCTCCTGGGCATTCACA CAGTGCAATCTTCAGTTAAGGAGAAGGATGACTTGCTGAACCCAGACATGCTTGCAAAGAAACTGATGGAGGTGAAACAGCTTCACAAAGAGATCGAGGACTTACGGACTGCAATATCTGACAGATATGCACAGGATATGGGGGACAACTGCATCACGCAGTGA